One Eubacteriales bacterium mix99 genomic window carries:
- the serS gene encoding serine--tRNA ligase encodes MLDAKFIRKDPEAVRAGLAKRNTKVNLDLFLSLDEKRREIIRKAEQLKNKRNTVSQEIARRKKEKKDTDAIIAEMQQVSRDIRSMDEEARETEEQLNNILLTLPNLPHESVPVGKDDSDNEEVRRWGTPTQFSFEPKAHWDLGEDLGILDFGTAAKVTGARFTFYKGLGTRLERSLFTFMMDLHSMKHGYTEIFPPFMVNRRSMIGTGQLPKFEEDAFKVEGTDYYLIPTAEVPVTNMHREQILDGAQLPIRYCAYSACFRSEAGAAGRDTRGLIRQHQFNKVELVKFVKPETSYDELESLTNDAEDVLKELGLPYRVVNLCSGDLGFSAAKTYDLEVWLPSYQRYVEISSCSNFEDFQARRADIKFRDGAKGKPQYVHTLNGSGVAVGRTVAAILENYQQEDGSVIIPERLRPYMGGIDRISK; translated from the coding sequence ATGTTGGATGCAAAGTTTATTCGGAAGGATCCGGAAGCTGTCCGTGCAGGACTGGCCAAAAGAAATACCAAGGTGAACCTGGACCTTTTTCTGTCCCTGGATGAAAAGAGGAGGGAAATCATCCGGAAAGCGGAACAGCTGAAGAATAAGCGAAACACTGTATCCCAGGAAATCGCAAGGAGAAAAAAAGAAAAAAAGGATACCGATGCGATTATTGCGGAAATGCAGCAGGTATCCCGGGATATCCGGAGTATGGACGAAGAGGCCCGGGAAACAGAGGAGCAGTTGAACAATATCCTGCTGACCCTGCCGAATCTTCCTCATGAATCGGTGCCGGTAGGGAAAGACGATTCTGATAATGAGGAAGTCCGTCGATGGGGAACCCCTACCCAATTTTCATTTGAACCAAAGGCGCATTGGGATCTCGGTGAGGATCTGGGAATCCTGGATTTTGGGACGGCAGCGAAAGTGACAGGAGCACGCTTTACATTCTACAAAGGGCTGGGAACCCGTCTGGAGCGCAGTTTATTTACCTTTATGATGGATCTTCATTCCATGAAGCACGGTTATACGGAGATTTTCCCTCCCTTTATGGTGAACCGACGCAGCATGATCGGTACCGGACAGCTGCCAAAGTTTGAAGAGGATGCCTTTAAAGTGGAAGGAACGGATTATTATCTGATTCCCACAGCAGAGGTTCCGGTCACCAATATGCATCGGGAGCAGATTCTGGACGGGGCACAGCTTCCCATCAGGTATTGCGCATACAGTGCCTGCTTCCGGTCCGAGGCCGGTGCTGCCGGAAGGGATACCCGCGGTTTGATCCGTCAGCATCAGTTCAATAAGGTGGAGCTGGTGAAATTTGTGAAGCCGGAAACTTCCTATGATGAGCTGGAGTCCCTGACCAACGATGCAGAAGATGTCCTGAAGGAGCTGGGCCTTCCTTACCGGGTGGTGAACCTTTGTTCAGGGGATCTGGGATTCTCGGCGGCCAAGACCTATGATCTGGAAGTCTGGCTTCCCAGCTATCAGCGCTATGTGGAGATCTCCTCCTGCAGCAATTTTGAGGATTTTCAGGCAAGGCGCGCGGATATCAAATTCCGGGATGGCGCCAAAGGCAAGCCGCAGTATGTTCATACCCTGAATGGATCCGGCGTGGCAGTGGGCCGCACAGTTGCCGCCATTCTGGAGAACTATCAGCAGGAAGACGGTTCGGTCATAATTCCGGAAAGGCTGCGTCCTTATATGGGTGGCATCGACAGGATTAGCAAATAA
- a CDS encoding thiamine diphosphokinase, producing the protein MGKSKKHTCFLFGAGEHYQLPDFQSADFIIAADGGFAYLGKHGVVPDLVIGDFDSLSAPPAGGPKTIVLPQEKDDTDMLAALREGWDCGFRRFCIYGGTGGRLDHTIANIQCLAGLACRGGRGYLFARDTVITAVHNGSIAFPAGVGGIVSVFSCSGTSTGVSEQGLKYPLNNATLRSTYPLGVSNRFTGAPGSISVQSGTLLVIYPTNVQEVDP; encoded by the coding sequence ATGGGGAAAAGCAAGAAACATACCTGCTTCCTGTTTGGAGCAGGAGAGCATTATCAGCTGCCCGATTTCCAGTCCGCTGATTTTATCATTGCAGCGGACGGGGGCTTTGCCTATCTGGGGAAACATGGAGTTGTGCCTGACCTGGTGATCGGGGATTTCGATTCCCTGTCCGCTCCGCCTGCCGGCGGCCCCAAAACCATTGTACTGCCGCAGGAAAAGGATGACACTGACATGCTGGCAGCTCTGCGCGAAGGCTGGGACTGCGGTTTCCGCCGCTTCTGCATTTATGGTGGAACCGGAGGCCGCCTGGATCACACCATTGCCAATATCCAGTGCCTGGCCGGTCTTGCATGCCGTGGAGGACGTGGGTACCTGTTTGCCCGGGATACGGTGATTACCGCAGTACACAATGGAAGCATTGCGTTTCCGGCTGGCGTCGGGGGAATCGTTTCCGTCTTTTCCTGTTCCGGCACTTCCACAGGTGTCTCCGAACAGGGCCTGAAATATCCGCTGAATAACGCCACGCTGCGCAGCACTTATCCACTGGGCGTCAGTAACCGGTTCACCGGTGCTCCCGGCAGCATCTCGGTACAATCCGGGACATTGCTTGTAATCTATCCAACAAATGTACAGGAGGTTGATCCGTGA
- a CDS encoding CYTH domain-containing protein, giving the protein MSNTETELKYLLSRKDFHCLYHHLQPNNNISLIRQVNYYFASPDSPLTRSPINIRIRFLGEKSELTCKIPIVNQTTDVLQNSYEYNRQFSRKEALHTIKDGLSAKAQTEFFPEMLRNHSLQPTDLICYGHLRTARFHFPVKDGFSPVLLDVNAYLGTFDYELEWELDLLQNKLQPKQLQQADTFLKELFQKLNISPAGSLKPKRVRFLERLFSLRSIR; this is encoded by the coding sequence TTGTCCAACACCGAAACAGAACTCAAATATTTGCTGAGCCGAAAAGACTTCCATTGCCTGTATCATCATCTGCAGCCAAACAATAATATATCGCTGATCCGGCAGGTGAACTATTACTTCGCTTCTCCGGACTCCCCTCTGACCCGAAGCCCCATCAATATCCGAATTCGGTTTCTCGGGGAAAAGTCGGAACTGACCTGCAAAATACCCATTGTCAACCAAACAACCGATGTCCTGCAGAACAGTTATGAATACAACAGGCAATTCAGCAGAAAAGAAGCCTTGCATACCATAAAAGACGGACTGTCCGCCAAAGCCCAGACGGAATTCTTCCCCGAAATGCTGAGGAACCATTCCCTTCAGCCAACGGATCTGATTTGCTATGGGCATCTTCGGACCGCAAGGTTCCATTTTCCGGTAAAAGACGGATTCTCCCCTGTTCTTCTGGACGTCAATGCTTATCTCGGTACTTTTGACTATGAACTGGAATGGGAACTGGATCTACTACAAAACAAATTGCAGCCAAAGCAATTGCAGCAGGCGGATACCTTCCTGAAGGAATTGTTTCAAAAACTGAACATTTCCCCGGCAGGCAGCCTGAAACCCAAAAGAGTGCGTTTTCTTGAGAGACTTTTCAGCTTGCGGTCTATCAGATAA
- a CDS encoding HAD family phosphatase — protein sequence MKASIFDLDGTLLDSMGVWEQIDMDFLTKRGLDVPPDYINAIASRSFSEAAEYTIERFNLPESMGQLIREWYDMAVYAYGHTVPLKSCAREYLTLLRKHRVRLGIATSLPAGLYEPVLRNHGILEWFDVICSTDEAGCGKTKPDVYLLTAEKLGVAPGDCMVFEDIPQAVQSAKDAGMTVYGVYDDASKKDWTWIQKTADGAIYDFKNAPL from the coding sequence ATGAAGGCAAGTATTTTTGATCTGGATGGTACCCTGCTGGATTCCATGGGCGTATGGGAACAGATCGACATGGATTTTCTTACTAAGCGGGGTCTGGATGTGCCGCCCGATTATATTAACGCCATTGCCTCACGTAGCTTTTCCGAGGCTGCTGAATACACCATTGAACGCTTTAACCTGCCGGAAAGCATGGGCCAGCTGATTAGGGAGTGGTACGATATGGCAGTTTATGCCTATGGGCATACGGTACCTCTGAAGTCCTGTGCGCGGGAATACCTTACCCTGCTCAGGAAGCACAGAGTCCGGCTGGGCATTGCCACCAGCCTTCCCGCCGGACTCTATGAGCCAGTGCTCCGTAATCATGGCATTCTGGAATGGTTCGACGTGATCTGCTCCACAGATGAGGCAGGCTGCGGCAAAACAAAACCGGACGTTTATCTGCTCACCGCTGAAAAACTTGGTGTTGCTCCAGGTGACTGCATGGTATTTGAGGATATCCCCCAGGCGGTCCAGAGCGCCAAGGATGCTGGAATGACGGTATACGGAGTATATGATGATGCATCCAAAAAGGATTGGACGTGGATACAGAAGACAGCAGACGGCGCAATTTATGATTTTAAGAATGCTCCGCTGTAG
- the thiE gene encoding thiamine phosphate synthase, which translates to MKPKIDYTLYLVTDRGLMSSDTIEQSVEQAIQGGCTLVQLREKKASSRDFHEIAQKVRKITSERNVPLIINDRVDIALAVDADGVHVGQSDLPADVVRRIIGPDRIVGVSAGNLSEALAAKKAGADYLGVGAMFATGTKSDAKITSMEELRRIRKAVSLPIVVIGGINRETVSCFQGMDIDGLAVVSAIVAQADVAGAARRLKTLFLEGKGKK; encoded by the coding sequence ATGAAGCCCAAAATTGATTACACGCTTTATCTTGTTACCGACCGGGGTCTCATGAGCTCCGATACCATTGAGCAATCGGTGGAACAGGCTATTCAGGGAGGATGTACCCTGGTGCAGCTGCGGGAAAAGAAAGCGTCTTCCCGGGACTTCCATGAAATCGCGCAAAAGGTACGGAAGATCACATCAGAGAGAAATGTGCCGCTCATCATCAACGATCGGGTGGACATTGCCCTGGCCGTTGATGCCGACGGAGTGCACGTAGGACAAAGTGACCTTCCTGCAGATGTGGTGCGAAGAATCATTGGCCCCGATCGGATTGTAGGGGTATCGGCCGGCAATCTCAGCGAAGCACTGGCCGCCAAAAAAGCAGGCGCAGACTATCTTGGCGTCGGCGCCATGTTTGCCACCGGCACCAAGAGCGATGCAAAAATCACCTCCATGGAGGAGCTTCGCCGCATTCGGAAGGCGGTGTCCCTGCCCATCGTTGTCATCGGAGGCATCAACAGGGAAACGGTATCATGCTTTCAGGGCATGGACATTGACGGACTGGCCGTGGTTTCCGCCATCGTCGCCCAGGCTGATGTTGCAGGAGCAGCACGGAGGTTGAAGACACTGTTTCTGGAAGGGAAAGGGAAAAAATGA
- the thiM gene encoding hydroxyethylthiazole kinase, producing MKNKYAALVDQVREKKPLVHHITNYVTVNDCANVTLAIGASPIMADALQEAADIAAAASALVLNLGTLNERTIPSLFAAGRAANKAGVPVVLDPVGAGASKLRNETAARILEEVRIRVLRGNISEIRFLAGLKSATKGVDASEDDLQSSADARTIAKALAARSHCITAITGATDVVSDGKTVMCIKNGHPMLADLTGTGCMCSSLIGSFCGAVPDAPFEATIAALLTMGIAGEIAGEKAGQSGNGSFHMALHDAVSHMDAETLSGRAKMYEAQN from the coding sequence ATGAAAAATAAATACGCGGCCCTGGTGGACCAGGTGCGGGAAAAGAAGCCGCTTGTGCACCATATCACAAACTACGTTACCGTAAACGACTGCGCCAACGTTACACTGGCCATCGGCGCATCGCCCATTATGGCCGATGCTCTGCAGGAAGCCGCAGACATAGCCGCCGCCGCTTCCGCACTCGTTCTCAATCTGGGAACGCTCAACGAACGGACCATCCCGTCCCTGTTTGCAGCAGGCAGGGCAGCCAACAAAGCAGGTGTGCCGGTTGTTTTGGATCCTGTGGGAGCCGGAGCATCAAAGCTGCGCAATGAAACCGCTGCCCGGATCCTGGAGGAAGTCAGGATCCGTGTCCTCCGCGGAAACATCTCGGAGATACGCTTTCTTGCAGGATTAAAGTCCGCGACAAAGGGCGTGGATGCTTCCGAAGATGATCTTCAAAGCTCTGCAGATGCCAGGACAATCGCAAAAGCGCTGGCCGCCCGCTCCCACTGCATAACAGCAATCACCGGAGCCACGGACGTGGTGTCAGACGGCAAGACAGTCATGTGCATCAAAAACGGTCATCCCATGCTCGCCGATCTTACAGGAACTGGATGCATGTGTTCCTCTCTCATTGGCTCTTTTTGCGGAGCCGTCCCGGATGCGCCCTTCGAAGCGACCATTGCTGCACTGCTGACCATGGGCATCGCAGGCGAAATTGCCGGGGAAAAAGCCGGACAATCCGGCAACGGAAGTTTCCACATGGCACTGCATGATGCGGTAAGTCATATGGATGCGGAGACCCTGTCAGGGAGGGCAAAAATGTATGAAGCCCAAAATTGA
- a CDS encoding glutathione-dependent formaldehyde dehydrogenase produces MKAITYNGMQDVRVEKVEDPKIQKPDDVIIKVTSTAICGSDLHIFRGTVPKVARGTVLGHEAMGIVEETGKDIAELKKGDRVIVPFPVSCGHCWYCEHDLWSLCDNSNPNGEVGGLFGYGDLYGGYDGGQAEYMRVPYGNVGPKVVPEELADEQVLFLTDILPTSYWGTLVQGGVKPDDTVVVLGCGPVGLLCMKWAAFGGASRIIAVDNIPYRLKHAAGYDRVETINFDDYDNTGEYIKQITHGGADVVVDCVGMDGKRSALETAETLLKIQGGSKSAIEMSSQAVRKGGTVSIVGVYGARYNMFPFGDFFSRGITLKMGQCPAQAYVDPILKRIQSGEFDPTDIITHKISLEDGRHAYDIFNKRVDNCIKVILKP; encoded by the coding sequence ATGAAAGCGATCACTTATAACGGGATGCAGGACGTACGGGTCGAAAAAGTGGAGGACCCCAAAATTCAAAAACCGGATGATGTTATCATAAAGGTTACTTCAACCGCAATATGCGGCTCGGATCTGCACATTTTTCGGGGAACGGTACCCAAGGTAGCCAGGGGAACCGTACTTGGCCATGAGGCAATGGGCATCGTGGAGGAGACGGGGAAGGACATTGCAGAGTTGAAAAAAGGAGATCGGGTGATCGTTCCCTTCCCCGTATCCTGTGGTCATTGCTGGTATTGTGAGCATGATTTGTGGAGCCTGTGTGACAATTCCAATCCCAACGGGGAAGTTGGCGGTTTGTTTGGCTACGGCGATCTGTACGGCGGTTATGATGGAGGGCAGGCGGAATATATGCGTGTGCCCTACGGCAACGTGGGGCCAAAAGTTGTTCCGGAAGAGCTGGCAGACGAACAGGTTTTGTTCCTGACGGATATTCTTCCCACCTCTTACTGGGGGACCCTGGTACAGGGCGGAGTAAAGCCCGATGATACGGTTGTGGTGCTGGGCTGCGGACCGGTGGGGCTGCTTTGCATGAAATGGGCAGCATTTGGCGGTGCCAGCCGGATCATTGCGGTGGACAATATCCCGTATCGCCTGAAGCATGCCGCCGGATACGACCGTGTTGAGACCATCAATTTTGACGATTACGATAACACCGGTGAATATATCAAGCAAATCACCCATGGAGGTGCCGACGTTGTGGTGGACTGTGTAGGGATGGATGGGAAGAGATCCGCTCTGGAGACGGCGGAGACCCTGTTGAAAATACAGGGCGGTTCAAAGTCGGCAATTGAAATGTCTTCGCAGGCGGTCCGCAAAGGCGGTACTGTATCCATTGTGGGGGTCTATGGAGCCAGATATAATATGTTTCCGTTCGGGGACTTTTTCTCACGGGGGATTACCCTGAAAATGGGACAGTGCCCTGCCCAGGCATATGTTGATCCCATCCTCAAACGGATCCAGAGCGGAGAATTTGATCCGACGGACATTATCACCCATAAAATATCCCTGGAGGATGGCCGCCACGCGTATGACATATTTAATAAAAGGGTGGACAACTGTATTAAGGTGATCTTAAAGCCATAA
- a CDS encoding polysaccharide deacetylase family protein, translated as MKKKRIFIFSVITLCVLLLCTFLLLSSGTPAKRPNQSPNQRNAGTGTDADGTGDRKDRTNGTRDSADGTGDKANKTGDRLDDTTADQDEPIVSTDRKPARDSNIHVRKSPIALDPKMDTHLAEFCRKAKQLQQDYPHSFLISLPAKGKKVALTFDDGPDGSSMPKILDILNHYQVPGTFFFIGQQMKGFPETIQRAQAEGHVLANHSWSHIRPTDVRSDTLMGEVQRTQDVLAHYGTKTKFFRPPFGLVTKKQMTELIQAGFQTVAWSIDSMDWYFDNPDDIVTCVVENIHPGAIVLMHSSGGPTNRRATIESLPIIIETLRAKGYRFVTLTDKT; from the coding sequence ATGAAGAAGAAAAGGATTTTCATTTTCTCTGTCATCACTTTGTGCGTGCTTCTCCTCTGTACTTTTCTTTTGCTGTCTTCCGGTACCCCGGCAAAACGTCCCAATCAAAGTCCCAATCAAAGAAACGCAGGTACCGGAACGGATGCAGACGGTACCGGAGACAGGAAAGACAGAACAAACGGAACAAGAGACAGCGCAGACGGAACCGGAGACAAAGCAAACAAAACAGGAGATAGGCTGGATGATACCACAGCGGACCAGGACGAACCTATTGTATCCACCGACCGGAAACCCGCAAGGGATTCCAATATCCATGTAAGGAAAAGTCCCATTGCGCTGGATCCCAAAATGGACACGCACCTTGCAGAATTCTGCAGAAAGGCAAAACAACTGCAACAGGATTATCCCCATTCTTTTCTCATTTCCCTTCCCGCAAAAGGGAAAAAAGTTGCCCTGACCTTTGACGACGGCCCGGATGGCAGCTCCATGCCAAAAATCCTCGATATTCTGAATCATTATCAGGTGCCGGGAACCTTTTTCTTCATTGGCCAGCAGATGAAGGGCTTTCCGGAAACAATACAACGGGCACAGGCAGAGGGACATGTTCTGGCCAATCACAGCTGGAGTCACATCCGGCCCACGGATGTCAGGTCAGATACCCTGATGGGAGAAGTGCAGCGAACTCAGGATGTTCTGGCCCACTACGGAACGAAAACAAAATTTTTTCGCCCGCCGTTTGGCCTTGTGACGAAAAAGCAGATGACGGAGCTGATCCAGGCCGGATTTCAGACCGTCGCCTGGTCCATTGATTCCATGGACTGGTACTTTGACAATCCGGACGATATCGTAACCTGCGTGGTGGAAAACATCCATCCGGGCGCCATTGTACTGATGCACAGCTCCGGCGGCCCGACCAACCGGAGGGCCACCATCGAATCCCTTCCCATCATCATTGAAACCCTCCGGGCGAAGGGATACCGTTTCGTCACCCTTACAGACAAAACGTAA
- the thiD gene encoding bifunctional hydroxymethylpyrimidine kinase/phosphomethylpyrimidine kinase — MKKVLSIAGSDCSGGAGIQADLKTFSAHGVFGMSVITSVVAENTVRVIEFQDVRPDIIEKQIEAVFEDIPPDAVKIGMLSCREGMLAVKRKLDKWKPSNVVIDPVMYAKNGCALMDPDSIDTLIAEIVPLADVLTPNIPEAEKITGIHIHTQEDMERAVRCIHEMGCQAALVKGGHSKGDATDILFDGTGYHRFTCPRIHTKNTHGTGCTYSSAIAANLALGMSVQQAVEHAKKYVTTAIAHSLDLGKGHGPTHHFYDLYKHLERNKTDSQSKQKNEGSAGV; from the coding sequence GTGAAAAAAGTATTGAGCATTGCCGGTTCGGACTGCAGCGGCGGCGCTGGCATTCAGGCCGACTTAAAAACATTTTCTGCGCACGGGGTTTTTGGCATGTCGGTCATCACATCGGTGGTGGCAGAGAACACCGTCCGGGTAATCGAATTTCAGGACGTTCGCCCTGACATCATTGAGAAACAAATCGAAGCCGTATTTGAAGACATCCCGCCCGATGCGGTGAAAATCGGCATGTTGTCCTGTCGGGAAGGAATGCTGGCCGTGAAACGAAAATTGGACAAGTGGAAACCCTCCAATGTGGTCATTGACCCGGTGATGTACGCCAAAAATGGCTGTGCCCTGATGGACCCGGATTCCATCGACACGCTGATTGCCGAAATTGTCCCCCTGGCTGATGTCCTGACTCCCAACATCCCGGAGGCCGAAAAAATTACAGGAATCCATATCCATACACAGGAGGACATGGAGCGTGCTGTGCGCTGCATCCATGAAATGGGTTGTCAGGCGGCGCTGGTCAAGGGCGGTCACAGCAAGGGAGACGCTACCGACATTCTGTTTGACGGCACGGGATACCATCGCTTCACATGCCCCCGCATCCATACCAAAAACACCCATGGAACAGGCTGTACCTATTCCTCGGCAATTGCCGCCAACCTTGCCCTCGGCATGTCAGTGCAGCAGGCTGTGGAGCATGCCAAAAAATACGTTACAACCGCCATTGCTCATTCCCTGGACCTCGGCAAAGGCCATGGGCCCACTCATCATTTTTATGACCTTTACAAACATCTGGAGAGAAATAAAACGGACTCTCAGTCAAAACAAAAAAACGAAGGAAGTGCCGGAGTATGA